From a single Brevinematales bacterium genomic region:
- a CDS encoding outer membrane lipoprotein-sorting protein, translated as MEIWIRRNYFFISVIILFFVSDSFGVDAGDVVKKADLWRAPASSFEALMKVTSFRDNQKVEELELRSYVRDINSVMVEFTGPASWRGRRMLMLGNEMWMIFPNTSKPIRITPAQRLMGEVANGDIAKINLSEDYRANFKGEVNINGDECYLLELVAKETDGVTYYRINYLVRKEDYRPVKAEFFSLSGRKLKEAYYSDVKEMGGGMRISKITIYDSISTNRYSVMNYLDMILRDIPSRYFNLDFLIKK; from the coding sequence ATGGAGATATGGATAAGAAGGAATTACTTTTTTATTTCAGTTATTATACTTTTTTTTGTTTCTGATTCTTTTGGTGTAGATGCTGGTGATGTAGTAAAGAAGGCAGATTTATGGAGGGCACCTGCCTCTTCTTTTGAAGCTCTGATGAAGGTAACATCTTTCAGGGATAACCAGAAGGTGGAGGAGTTGGAGCTTAGGAGTTACGTTAGGGATATAAACTCGGTGATGGTTGAGTTCACAGGTCCGGCTAGTTGGAGGGGCAGGAGGATGCTTATGTTGGGGAATGAAATGTGGATGATATTCCCGAATACGAGTAAGCCTATCAGGATAACGCCGGCTCAGAGACTTATGGGAGAGGTAGCGAACGGAGATATAGCAAAGATAAACCTATCGGAGGACTATAGAGCTAACTTCAAAGGAGAAGTAAACATAAATGGGGATGAATGTTATTTGCTTGAGCTAGTTGCGAAGGAGACAGATGGGGTAACCTACTACAGGATTAATTACTTGGTTAGAAAGGAGGATTATAGGCCTGTTAAAGCGGAGTTTTTTTCTTTGAGTGGAAGGAAGCTTAAGGAGGCATACTATTCAGACGTGAAAGAAATGGGAGGAGGTATGAGAATAAGCAAAATAACAATCTACGATTCCATATCTACCAACAGATATTCCGTAATGAATTACTTAGATATGATACTGAGAGATATACCAAGTAGGTATTTTAACCTTGACTTCCTTATAAAAAAATAA
- a CDS encoding ABC transporter ATP-binding protein, giving the protein MGAIVRCENISKTYKIGKVEVKALRGISLEIEEGDVVCIMGPSGSGKTTLLNLIGCIDTPTDGKVFIDGRDTATMADNQLSEFRNKTIGFVFQNFNLIPVLDVYENIEYPLILGGQKIDRDWIYYLIDRVGLKDFIKHKPDELSGGQKQRVAIARALATKPKLVIADEPTANLDTKTGEAIVDLLLEFNKERGTTFIFSTHSELLAKHSKRIINLLDGRIVN; this is encoded by the coding sequence ATGGGAGCAATCGTAAGATGTGAGAATATTAGTAAGACTTACAAAATCGGAAAGGTTGAAGTTAAGGCACTACGAGGAATCAGTCTTGAGATCGAGGAGGGAGACGTAGTATGTATAATGGGACCTAGCGGCTCTGGTAAAACAACCTTGCTCAACCTAATTGGCTGTATAGATACTCCAACAGATGGAAAAGTCTTTATCGATGGAAGAGATACTGCAACTATGGCTGACAACCAACTATCAGAATTTAGAAACAAAACAATAGGTTTCGTATTTCAGAATTTTAACCTTATACCTGTACTTGATGTGTATGAAAATATAGAGTATCCCCTTATCCTTGGAGGACAAAAAATAGATAGGGACTGGATATATTACCTGATAGACAGAGTTGGTCTAAAAGATTTTATTAAGCATAAGCCAGATGAACTTTCCGGAGGACAAAAGCAGAGAGTTGCAATAGCTAGAGCACTGGCAACCAAACCAAAACTTGTGATCGCTGATGAACCAACAGCTAACCTGGATACTAAAACTGGTGAAGCAATTGTAGATTTGCTACTTGAGTTTAACAAAGAGAGGGGAACTACTTTTATCTTTTCTACTCACTCAGAACTACTTGCCAAGCACTCAAAAAGGATTATCAACTTGCTTGACGGTAGGATTGTAAATTAG
- a CDS encoding ABC transporter permease: MFMFLKVALRNVFRSKVRSILTVLSIVVGVVSLMILNGYFEYSKWGLRESMIRGGIGHFQIYQKGFTEVAEEGSYEKLIENYKKPLRELYEIGGISSVAPRLRFQGILSSGDVSTITIGFGGWSEEELKLNSFGNLVEGSFISDDDKSGVIIASGLARKLRAKVGDYLTLMTTTKGGGINAIDVRVKGIMTLRIEEYNNTFMIVPLALVQEVANVGESVDRLVVVLQNTDDTEKVEKEVKKFCDTRDFEYRSWKDLAVFYWQVRDMYQSIIGIVLTVVLFIVIFAISNTITMNVYDRFREIGTIRAIGARRIVVVKQFVLESTVMGGIGVIAGLILGGVLALLINASGGIYIPPPPGNTEGYYAFITPNPIDILVYCVLFVIASILASLIPSYRASRMNIVDTLRSL; the protein is encoded by the coding sequence ATGTTTATGTTTTTGAAGGTTGCTTTGAGGAATGTGTTTAGGAGTAAAGTTAGATCCATTCTGACTGTCCTATCAATAGTCGTTGGCGTTGTTTCGCTTATGATACTGAATGGCTACTTTGAGTATTCAAAGTGGGGACTCAGAGAATCTATGATAAGAGGTGGGATAGGTCATTTCCAGATATACCAGAAGGGCTTTACAGAAGTTGCTGAGGAAGGAAGCTATGAGAAACTGATAGAGAATTACAAAAAACCGCTTAGAGAACTGTATGAAATAGGTGGGATATCTTCCGTTGCGCCAAGATTGAGGTTTCAAGGAATATTATCAAGTGGAGATGTTAGTACAATCACGATAGGATTTGGCGGATGGAGTGAGGAAGAGTTAAAACTTAACTCTTTTGGAAATCTCGTCGAGGGTAGCTTTATATCCGATGATGACAAGAGTGGCGTTATAATAGCCTCCGGGCTCGCAAGAAAACTCAGAGCAAAGGTTGGTGATTACCTAACCCTTATGACTACAACTAAGGGAGGTGGAATAAATGCTATTGACGTTAGAGTGAAAGGTATAATGACATTAAGGATAGAGGAGTATAATAACACTTTTATGATAGTTCCATTAGCGCTGGTACAGGAGGTTGCGAATGTTGGTGAGTCTGTCGATAGGCTTGTTGTAGTTCTTCAGAATACAGATGACACAGAGAAAGTAGAAAAAGAAGTTAAAAAGTTTTGTGACACTAGAGACTTTGAGTATAGAAGTTGGAAGGACCTTGCAGTGTTTTACTGGCAGGTTAGGGATATGTATCAATCTATTATTGGTATAGTGCTAACAGTAGTACTTTTTATCGTTATATTCGCTATTTCAAATACAATAACTATGAATGTATATGACAGATTTAGAGAGATTGGAACGATTAGAGCAATAGGAGCAAGAAGGATCGTTGTTGTAAAGCAATTTGTCTTAGAGAGTACCGTAATGGGAGGCATAGGGGTAATAGCTGGGCTAATTCTAGGAGGTGTTTTGGCATTGCTTATAAACGCAAGTGGCGGAATATATATACCACCTCCACCCGGTAATACAGAAGGCTACTACGCATTCATAACCCCCAATCCAATTGATATTCTTGTATATTGTGTTTTATTTGTGATTGCATCAATACTCGCTTCTCTAATACCCTCCTACAGAGCTTCAAGGATGAATATAGTTGATACATTGAGAAGTTTATAA
- a CDS encoding DUF3108 domain-containing protein: MKQLFVVLFFVLFFLGSVDGQVKFLKYEFSVLGVKAGEATVRIRNTQTNVVVSSKIKTYSGVRLFVNVDDNVVSYIEPNTLRTLKREVISVGNSLRDTNITVFYRDRQDILIDSLLFGKIYIHNTNDSINDLATEIYKAMDLRSLPSEFSVNFLEVTNTRFITLSNQVGGRFLIKEIKGAYVEFTNINSLNIFSRASVPVFYLFPFGNISLYVELKEISF; encoded by the coding sequence ATGAAACAGCTGTTTGTAGTTTTGTTTTTTGTTTTGTTTTTCTTGGGTAGTGTAGATGGACAAGTTAAATTTTTGAAGTATGAATTTTCTGTTTTGGGTGTAAAAGCAGGTGAAGCTACAGTTCGTATTAGGAATACTCAAACTAATGTGGTAGTAAGTTCAAAAATTAAAACATATTCAGGAGTTAGATTATTCGTCAATGTCGATGACAATGTTGTTTCATATATAGAGCCTAATACATTGAGGACTTTAAAGAGAGAGGTTATTAGCGTTGGAAATTCTCTCAGAGACACTAACATTACGGTATTTTATAGAGATAGACAGGATATACTAATTGATAGTTTACTCTTTGGTAAGATTTACATACATAATACAAATGACAGTATAAACGATTTAGCCACAGAGATTTACAAAGCTATGGATTTAAGATCCCTGCCCAGCGAGTTTAGTGTAAATTTTTTAGAAGTAACTAATACTAGATTTATTACTCTTTCGAATCAAGTTGGTGGTAGGTTTTTGATAAAAGAAATAAAAGGTGCTTATGTAGAATTTACTAACATAAATAGCTTGAACATTTTTAGTAGGGCAAGTGTACCTGTGTTTTATTTGTTTCCTTTTGGAAATATAAGTTTGTACGTAGAACTCAAAGAAATTTCATTTTAG
- a CDS encoding alpha-amylase family glycosyl hydrolase produces MRLIIALLLVITTLFQYACNNSSTYDTGKVNNAQSTQTRPFPEELGTVISNDGKVYFYLFAPSASSVSLSGSFNGWSQSGNPMTKIVTSNGAVWTTALPLSVVYNQSYKYIINRTTWVADPYSKHVEKDTGDGFNSVLKTNNVINWHPFTPPTVDKLVIYELHVESFTANDPSVLPSRRGKFLGILDKTNYLLSLGINAIEIMPIHAQESYSGYSWGYNPVLFMAIHPDYGTPDDFKIMVNELHKVGIAVIVDVVFNHAGNKNNYLWDIDNKYYFDFDGDGRVEASPGGDDSTPWGNKFALWKPVASKLVYDTLEYYIKEFNVDGFRFDGTYVMSGGNPFRNARPHLINNIINPLRAKYPNKIWIVEQLPNNTDFKGTGIAQWGEVFHDKMKAMLRRDNFEGEQYDNIDRVGRMIYYDKDSGRFTSPLEVVNYFESHDENSVYTELVTYSGLTVTDATNASKVGAIVLFTSMGIPMIMAGQEFVRPRIGQNTHKTNGDIDWSWLTTNTNIFEYYRGLIKLRKQHPALRITDPNPASKGWFKWGNEWNNENFSWGTSKHIVYALNYNGTMPGETNKFVVAVNFSTNPVTIYPFFETGTWTIVVDPNTSSGSNTVNITSNTTSWVIPPITGFIFRK; encoded by the coding sequence ATGAGATTAATAATAGCTCTATTATTGGTTATAACTACATTATTTCAATATGCTTGTAACAACAGTAGTACCTATGACACTGGTAAGGTAAATAATGCTCAATCAACACAAACTAGACCATTTCCTGAAGAACTCGGCACTGTTATATCAAACGATGGTAAAGTGTATTTTTACCTTTTTGCACCCTCTGCCAGTTCTGTAAGTCTATCTGGAAGTTTCAACGGATGGAGTCAATCAGGAAATCCTATGACAAAAATAGTCACATCCAACGGAGCAGTTTGGACGACTGCTTTACCCCTATCAGTAGTATATAATCAAAGCTACAAGTATATTATAAATAGAACCACCTGGGTAGCAGATCCTTACTCAAAGCATGTTGAAAAAGATACAGGGGACGGGTTTAACTCTGTATTGAAAACAAACAATGTTATAAATTGGCATCCTTTCACACCACCTACTGTTGATAAACTTGTTATATATGAATTACATGTTGAAAGTTTTACAGCCAATGATCCATCAGTTCTACCATCAAGAAGAGGTAAGTTTCTAGGAATACTAGATAAAACAAACTACTTACTATCTCTAGGTATAAACGCTATAGAGATAATGCCTATACATGCGCAAGAATCGTATTCTGGATATAGTTGGGGATACAACCCTGTACTTTTCATGGCAATACATCCAGATTATGGCACTCCTGACGATTTCAAAATCATGGTAAATGAACTACACAAAGTGGGTATAGCAGTAATAGTCGACGTAGTTTTTAACCACGCTGGCAATAAAAACAACTATCTATGGGATATAGATAATAAATACTACTTTGACTTTGACGGAGATGGAAGAGTCGAAGCATCACCAGGCGGAGATGATTCAACACCTTGGGGAAACAAGTTTGCTCTTTGGAAACCAGTAGCTTCAAAACTGGTATATGATACCCTTGAGTATTATATAAAGGAATTTAATGTTGATGGATTCAGATTTGACGGTACCTATGTTATGTCAGGGGGAAACCCGTTTAGAAATGCTCGTCCACATCTAATAAACAACATAATAAATCCTCTAAGAGCAAAATATCCTAATAAAATATGGATCGTCGAACAATTACCAAATAATACCGACTTCAAAGGTACAGGAATAGCACAGTGGGGCGAAGTATTCCACGACAAAATGAAAGCAATGCTAAGAAGAGACAATTTTGAAGGAGAGCAATATGACAACATTGACAGAGTAGGGAGAATGATCTACTATGATAAAGATAGTGGCCGTTTCACATCACCTCTAGAAGTAGTGAACTACTTTGAGTCACATGATGAAAATTCCGTATATACTGAGCTAGTTACCTACAGCGGGCTAACGGTTACGGATGCCACAAACGCCTCAAAAGTCGGTGCCATTGTTCTTTTCACCTCCATGGGTATACCGATGATCATGGCGGGGCAAGAGTTCGTAAGACCCAGAATAGGGCAGAACACACATAAGACTAATGGAGATATTGACTGGAGCTGGTTAACTACAAATACCAACATTTTCGAATACTATAGAGGATTGATAAAATTAAGAAAACAACATCCTGCACTTAGAATCACAGATCCAAATCCTGCTTCAAAAGGATGGTTTAAATGGGGTAATGAGTGGAATAACGAAAACTTCTCTTGGGGTACCAGTAAACATATAGTTTACGCTTTAAACTATAATGGCACAATGCCAGGAGAAACAAATAAATTCGTGGTAGCAGTAAACTTTAGTACAAATCCAGTAACAATATACCCATTTTTCGAGACGGGGACTTGGACAATAGTAGTTGATCCAAATACTAGTAGCGGGAGTAATACAGTTAACATAACATCAAATACAACGTCTTGGGTAATACCACCTATAACCGGGTTCATATTTAGAAAATAA
- the rpsF gene encoding 30S ribosomal protein S6 — MNVSKIRELIQKSQETQKKTYEIGFIIEPNEQLVPKVMESVKSIITQHGGNILSESELGRRTLAYPIRKNRKKYLEGIYKFIVFEGTYSTVENLDRLVKINENIIRHIILRVKLKKQ, encoded by the coding sequence ATGAATGTATCAAAGATAAGAGAGCTAATCCAAAAATCACAAGAAACTCAGAAGAAAACTTACGAAATAGGGTTCATAATTGAACCAAATGAGCAGTTAGTACCTAAAGTAATGGAAAGTGTCAAAAGTATAATAACCCAGCATGGTGGTAATATACTAAGTGAATCTGAACTTGGTAGAAGAACACTAGCATACCCTATCAGAAAGAATAGAAAAAAATACCTTGAAGGAATCTACAAATTCATAGTATTTGAAGGTACTTATTCAACTGTCGAAAACCTAGACAGATTAGTCAAAATAAATGAAAATATCATAAGACACATAATACTAAGGGTAAAGCTAAAAAAACAGTAA
- a CDS encoding single-stranded DNA-binding protein codes for MSKSLNKVILVGNLARDNDQKVSAQSGKIIVKNVIAVEDKKAKKTYYFDVVFWDKIGEIISRYTKKGSKILVEGRLIQSSWETKETDKNGKPLKRSKVEVVAENIILLSPKQQEISSQPNQISEHENDDISSKEVENYDDIEYSKGEDYYEGEEFENLGNDEVFNVEESTSYSQLDENEDIKDINTKNEL; via the coding sequence ATGTCCAAAAGCCTAAACAAAGTAATACTTGTAGGTAATCTAGCAAGAGATAACGATCAAAAAGTTTCCGCGCAATCTGGTAAGATTATTGTAAAAAATGTAATAGCAGTAGAAGATAAAAAAGCCAAGAAAACTTATTACTTCGATGTTGTTTTTTGGGACAAGATAGGAGAAATAATATCAAGATATACAAAGAAAGGATCAAAAATATTAGTTGAAGGAAGGTTAATTCAATCATCTTGGGAGACAAAAGAAACTGATAAAAATGGTAAACCATTAAAACGTTCAAAAGTAGAAGTAGTAGCAGAAAACATAATACTTTTATCACCAAAGCAACAAGAAATATCTTCTCAACCAAATCAAATCTCAGAACACGAAAACGATGACATAAGTTCAAAGGAAGTAGAAAATTACGATGATATAGAATACTCAAAGGGCGAAGATTACTATGAAGGAGAAGAATTTGAAAACTTAGGTAATGATGAAGTCTTCAATGTAGAAGAATCAACTTCTTATTCTCAACTTGATGAAAATGAAGATATAAAAGATATAAATACAAAAAATGAACTTTAG
- the rpsR gene encoding 30S ribosomal protein S18, with product MDNVESLNSKNVEESQVGEEKSQEPQKGFAIKKKKRSCSEKLLNITYKDVDILSQYLTITGKIRSSKVTRMCKKVQKKLTREIKIARIMALLPFTDR from the coding sequence ATGGATAACGTTGAGTCACTAAATTCAAAAAACGTAGAAGAATCTCAAGTCGGTGAAGAAAAATCTCAAGAACCTCAAAAAGGTTTTGCAATAAAGAAGAAAAAGAGAAGTTGCTCTGAAAAACTATTAAACATCACATACAAAGATGTTGATATTCTGTCTCAATACCTAACTATAACTGGAAAAATAAGGTCCTCAAAAGTAACAAGAATGTGCAAAAAAGTTCAGAAGAAGTTGACAAGAGAAATAAAAATTGCAAGAATAATGGCACTTCTACCCTTTACCGACAGATGA
- a CDS encoding alpha/beta hydrolase-fold protein, whose product MILLVLTIFILSNPVNNLYSQTFRTNESFIIIQNFESKYLENKRTIRVFLPDEYFTSTNYYPVLYAHDGQNIYYDEKNRSKWDIDKTIKELVKQGKIKEVIVVGIDNTGIDRIKEYTPFAYETYGGGRGEKYGKFIVEELKPFIEANFRVKTNKESVGVFGSSLGGLISLYLGIWYPEVFGTIGCISPSFWWGLETNKINITKNIDKLKTLKIYIDMGYNESRDVNSESNIVYTTREINNTLLTKIDYPQLLYIEDPKGIHNEISWKERISNFLIFALSPKTLSEEITSIELHTYPEEWGIGDKGFVLINTTTKDGIVRTIYDTPLQLEKFTNLGNGIIQAVQSGSGKITVSVGNMSYSKTINIDILSRKVGVANINVLSKASKVEFIVENEDNRKTNYTIPLEKIGNKEDNTIFFTSITNVRGKTLKGRFVLDGVQNEEIKQIIINKRQKDYRFKF is encoded by the coding sequence ATGATATTGTTAGTGTTAACAATTTTCATACTATCAAATCCAGTTAACAATTTATACTCTCAGACGTTTAGGACAAATGAGAGTTTTATCATAATACAAAACTTTGAGTCGAAGTACCTTGAAAATAAGAGAACAATCAGGGTATTCTTACCAGATGAGTATTTCACATCCACGAACTATTATCCTGTACTTTATGCTCATGACGGGCAAAATATATACTATGACGAAAAAAATAGATCCAAATGGGATATCGATAAAACAATAAAAGAACTCGTAAAACAAGGTAAAATAAAAGAAGTAATAGTTGTAGGGATAGACAACACAGGAATAGACAGAATAAAAGAATACACTCCATTTGCATACGAAACATACGGAGGAGGTAGAGGTGAAAAATATGGGAAATTTATAGTCGAAGAACTCAAACCATTTATTGAAGCTAACTTTAGAGTCAAAACAAACAAAGAAAGTGTAGGCGTATTTGGATCATCATTAGGTGGATTGATATCACTATATTTAGGAATATGGTATCCAGAAGTATTTGGCACAATCGGATGCATATCACCCTCCTTTTGGTGGGGACTCGAAACAAACAAAATTAACATTACAAAAAACATTGACAAACTAAAAACACTAAAAATATACATAGACATGGGATACAATGAAAGCAGAGATGTTAACTCAGAAAGTAATATAGTATATACAACAAGAGAGATAAATAATACATTACTTACAAAAATCGATTACCCACAGTTACTATATATAGAAGACCCAAAAGGAATACATAACGAAATATCTTGGAAAGAGAGAATAAGCAATTTCTTGATATTCGCGTTAAGCCCGAAAACTCTATCAGAAGAAATAACTTCCATCGAGTTACACACATATCCTGAAGAATGGGGAATAGGAGATAAAGGTTTTGTACTAATAAACACAACAACAAAAGACGGTATAGTCAGAACAATATACGATACACCCTTACAACTAGAAAAATTTACTAACCTAGGTAATGGAATTATACAAGCAGTTCAAAGTGGAAGTGGTAAAATAACAGTATCTGTCGGTAACATGTCATATTCAAAAACTATAAACATTGATATACTATCAAGAAAAGTTGGTGTTGCTAACATAAACGTTCTATCAAAAGCATCAAAAGTTGAATTTATCGTTGAAAACGAGGACAATCGAAAAACAAATTATACAATACCACTAGAAAAAATAGGTAACAAAGAAGATAACACTATATTCTTCACATCAATTACAAATGTAAGAGGTAAAACTCTTAAAGGTAGGTTCGTACTTGATGGAGTACAAAATGAAGAAATCAAACAAATAATCATAAACAAACGACAAAAAGACTATAGGTTCAAATTTTAA
- the murC gene encoding UDP-N-acetylmuramate--L-alanine ligase, giving the protein MNKVFFVGIGGIGMSGLALILKSKGIQVVGSDRNESDKTKELERIGIKVYIGHDKRNITDDIDLVVYTNAVSDDNPEIQEARLKGIRTISRAELLADIEKNYFSIGISGTHGKTTTTSMVSKILLDAGLDPTVSNGGNLAYIGGNARVGNSKYFVYEACEAFGSFLHFRPDIGVITSVDNDHIAEYYKTMDNVIKAFATYINNVKPDGIVILNGDDPNTVNALLLSERVGCITYGVREGNHIIADKIKLKSKTTEFDVYFKEKYITTLSINIPGMHNVYNSLAAFGVAISLGISPEIIVNSLRTFKNAERRFEVKYENEHITIIDDYGHHPAEIKATLTSAKNLGKEEVIAIFQPHLWSRTYYLYRDFALALNIADKIIITEVYGAREKQIDGVSAKMIADELIKLGREKDTFFVNTKNEAAEIVSKITKHNSVVVILGAGDINKIFSLLLEKV; this is encoded by the coding sequence ATGAATAAGGTATTCTTTGTAGGTATAGGCGGAATTGGAATGAGTGGTCTTGCTTTAATACTCAAATCAAAGGGTATCCAAGTAGTTGGATCAGATAGAAATGAAAGCGATAAAACAAAAGAACTTGAAAGAATAGGTATAAAGGTTTATATAGGACACGATAAGAGGAATATAACTGACGACATAGATCTAGTAGTTTATACTAATGCTGTAAGCGACGACAACCCAGAAATTCAAGAAGCAAGACTAAAAGGAATAAGGACTATATCAAGAGCAGAACTCTTAGCGGACATAGAGAAAAATTATTTCTCAATAGGTATTTCTGGAACGCATGGAAAAACTACCACAACTTCCATGGTATCAAAAATTCTACTTGATGCTGGTCTTGATCCAACTGTTTCTAATGGCGGTAACTTAGCATATATTGGGGGTAACGCAAGAGTAGGAAATAGTAAGTATTTCGTTTACGAAGCCTGTGAAGCTTTTGGTAGTTTTCTTCATTTTAGACCAGATATAGGAGTAATAACAAGTGTTGACAACGATCACATTGCTGAATATTATAAAACAATGGATAATGTAATAAAAGCATTTGCAACCTACATAAACAATGTCAAACCAGATGGAATAGTAATCTTAAACGGTGATGATCCAAATACCGTAAATGCTTTACTCCTATCTGAAAGAGTAGGTTGTATAACTTATGGTGTGAGAGAAGGAAATCATATAATAGCAGACAAGATAAAACTCAAAAGTAAAACAACAGAGTTCGATGTATACTTTAAAGAGAAGTATATTACAACATTATCAATAAACATACCTGGAATGCATAATGTATACAATTCTCTAGCAGCATTTGGAGTAGCAATATCTCTAGGAATATCACCAGAGATAATAGTAAATAGTCTAAGAACATTCAAAAACGCCGAAAGAAGATTCGAAGTAAAGTATGAAAACGAACATATAACTATAATTGACGACTATGGACATCATCCTGCAGAGATAAAAGCTACATTAACTTCAGCAAAGAATCTAGGAAAAGAAGAAGTAATAGCAATTTTCCAACCGCACCTTTGGTCACGAACATATTACCTATATAGAGATTTTGCATTAGCATTAAACATAGCAGACAAAATAATAATAACAGAAGTCTATGGAGCAAGAGAAAAACAAATAGACGGTGTTTCAGCAAAAATGATAGCAGACGAACTTATAAAACTAGGAAGAGAAAAGGATACTTTCTTTGTCAATACTAAAAATGAAGCAGCAGAAATAGTATCAAAAATAACAAAACATAACTCAGTTGTTGTCATACTAGGAGCAGGAGATATAAATAAAATATTCTCACTACTCCTAGAAAAAGTTTAA